In Planctomycetota bacterium, the DNA window AGGTCAGCCAGGCTCTTGGCGCCCTTGAGCACCTTTTGCCGGCCATGGTCATCGAACATCAATTGCTTGGACATAACATAACCTCCGTCTGTGCAAGTAGAGTCAAGTATTGTCAGGCATGGTCAAGTGTTGTTTTGGCGCTACCTCTTGACTACGTTTGACTACCCTTGACGGTTTTTACGTATTTACTCAACCTTGGCCAGTATCTCTGATTCAGTCATAATCAGGTATTCCTGATTGTTGACTTTAATCTCATTGCCGGAGTATTTGCCGTAGAGAATCTTATCACCCTTCTTGACGGAAAGCGGGGCTCGTTTGCCGGTATCCAGCAGTTTGCCGTTGCCGATGGCCATGACTTCGCCTTCCTGCGGACGCTCCTTGACCGTATCCGGCAGGACGATGCCGCCCTTGGTCTTGCCTTCACGCTCTAGGGGTTTTACCACGACTCTGTCTGCTAATGGTCTGAGGTTCATATTGTTCTCCTTGTCTCTTACGCGCTGTTAAAGTTTCTAACAAACCCTCTCCCCTTGTGGGAGAGGGCAGGGGTGAGGGGAATAAATTAATCACCCGCCCCTAACCCCTCCCATCAAGGGAGGGGATATTTATATATTAGTAATCCATCCCGCCCATATCAGGCATACCACCCATTCCGCCCATGCCTGGCATTCCACCCATGCCGCCCATTCCTCCCATCCCGCCCGGAGGCATTCCGGCCGGCATCTCGGGTTCGTCGCCCTTGACATCGGTGATGGCCGTGTCGCTGGTCAGCAATAATTCCGCGATGGATGCGGCATTGATAAGGGCGTAGCGTTCCACCTTAATCGGGTCGAGAATCCCGGCCTTGACCAGGTTCTTGAACTCGCCGGCGATGATATCGTATCCGAACTGCAGGTCCGGGTTGCTCTTTATCTTGCGCATAGCCACGGACGGCTCAACGGCGCTGTTGGCCAGCAGTTGGCGGAACGGCGCCTCCAATGCCTGGCGCACGATGGCCAGTCCGATGGTCTCATCATTTTCCAAGTCCAGTTTGGCGCTCTTCAGGTTATCAGCCAGGCGCATCAGGGTCACGCCGCCGCCCGGCACCACGCCTTCGGCATTGGCCGCCTTGACCGCGGCCAGGGCTGACTCAGCCCGGGCCTTCTTTTCTTTCATCTCGGCTTCAGTCGAGGCGCCGATATTTATCTGGGCGATGCCGCCGCTGAAACGGGCTATCCGCTCCTCAATCTTCTCCCGGTCGTAATCCGAATCGGTCTTGGCTATCTCGGACCTGAGTTTATTGACCCGCTCCTGGATTTTCTTATCCGCGCCCGCGCCTTCGATAATCGTGGTGTTCTCGGAATCGATGATAACCTTCTTGGCCCGGCCCAGCGAGGTCAGTTTCAGTTTCTTGAGTTCGATGCCCAAATCCTTGAATATGGCCTCGCCGCCGGTCATGATGGCGATATCTTCCAGCATATCCCGGCGCCGGTCGCCGTAGCCGGGCGCCTTGACCGCGACACACTCCAGGATGCCCTTGGTCTTATTGACCACCAGCGTAGCCAGCGCGTCTGACTCGATGTCATCCGCGATAATCAGCAGGGGCTTTTTGGCCTCAGCCAGCTTTTCCAATAGCGGAATCAGCTCGGCATTGGACGAAAACTTGTCTTCATAGATAAGAATGTAGGGCTCTTTGAGCACGGCCTGCATATTCTCCTGGTCCGTGATAAAATAAGGCGAGGCATAACCGCGGTCGAACTGCATGCCCTCGACGATTTTCACCTCGGTCTCAATGCCCTTGCCGTCGTCGATGGTGATGACGCCGTCCTTGGACACCTTCTTCATGGTATCGGCGATAATCTTGCCCAGGGCCGAATCGTTGGCCGAGGCAATGGTGGCAATCTGTTCAATCATCTCAGGCGTGGAAACCGGGATAGCCATCTTCTTCAGTTCCTCGACGAGGTAGGTCACGGTCTTCTTGATGCCCCGGCTGATGGCCATGGAATTAGCGCCGGCCACCACATAGCGCAGGCCTTCGGAAAATATGGCTTCGGCCAGGATGGCGGTGGTGGTGGTGCCGTCGCCGGTCTGGTCCGAGGTCTTGGAGGTGGCCTCCTTGATAATCTGGGCGGCCAGGTTCTCGTGCTGGTCGTGGAGTTCGATTTCATCGGCGACCGAATTGCCGTCCCGGGTGATGTTCGGCCCGCCCCAGCCCCGGTCAATCATGACATTGCGTCCGGCCGGCCCGTAGGTGGACTTGATAGCCCGGACCATCTTATTGACCCCGGCCTTCAGGGCATTACGCACCACATCGTCAAAAACTATATCTTTCGCCATAATTATAATCTCCTCTGTCCCCGCCTGTCCCGAATTTATTTCGGGGGCAGTATTTGTCGGGACTATTGCTGTCAAAGCTCTGTATTATATCAGCGCGTGTTTGAGATGTCAAGAAAAATATTATGGTGTGGCCA includes these proteins:
- the groES gene encoding co-chaperone GroES — its product is MNLRPLADRVVVKPLEREGKTKGGIVLPDTVKERPQEGEVMAIGNGKLLDTGKRAPLSVKKGDKILYGKYSGNEIKVNNQEYLIMTESEILAKVE
- the groL gene encoding chaperonin GroEL (60 kDa chaperone family; promotes refolding of misfolded polypeptides especially under stressful conditions; forms two stacked rings of heptamers to form a barrel-shaped 14mer; ends can be capped by GroES; misfolded proteins enter the barrel where they are refolded when GroES binds): MAKDIVFDDVVRNALKAGVNKMVRAIKSTYGPAGRNVMIDRGWGGPNITRDGNSVADEIELHDQHENLAAQIIKEATSKTSDQTGDGTTTTAILAEAIFSEGLRYVVAGANSMAISRGIKKTVTYLVEELKKMAIPVSTPEMIEQIATIASANDSALGKIIADTMKKVSKDGVITIDDGKGIETEVKIVEGMQFDRGYASPYFITDQENMQAVLKEPYILIYEDKFSSNAELIPLLEKLAEAKKPLLIIADDIESDALATLVVNKTKGILECVAVKAPGYGDRRRDMLEDIAIMTGGEAIFKDLGIELKKLKLTSLGRAKKVIIDSENTTIIEGAGADKKIQERVNKLRSEIAKTDSDYDREKIEERIARFSGGIAQINIGASTEAEMKEKKARAESALAAVKAANAEGVVPGGGVTLMRLADNLKSAKLDLENDETIGLAIVRQALEAPFRQLLANSAVEPSVAMRKIKSNPDLQFGYDIIAGEFKNLVKAGILDPIKVERYALINAASIAELLLTSDTAITDVKGDEPEMPAGMPPGGMGGMGGMGGMPGMGGMGGMPDMGGMDY